From Rhodamnia argentea isolate NSW1041297 chromosome 10, ASM2092103v1, whole genome shotgun sequence, a single genomic window includes:
- the LOC115749225 gene encoding CBL-interacting protein kinase 2-like translates to MENRGGVLMHRYELGRLLGQGTFAKVYYARNISTGMSVAIKMIDKEKVLKVGMIDQIKREISVMRLIRHPHVVELYEVMATKTKIYFVIEYAKGGELFDKVAKGKLKEDVARRYFQQLIAAVDYCHSRGVCHRDLKPENLLLDENGNLKVSDFGLSALAESKCQDGLLHTTCGTPAYVAPEVINRRGYDGSKADIWSCGVILFVLLAGYLPFHDSNLMEMYRKIGKGEFKFPNWFAPDVRRLLSKILDPNPNTRISMMKIMESSWFRKGLDSRSICIVREVKEPPPLDADALFGPDGVENTIMESKQEPSQLSNLNAFDIISYSAGFDLSGLFEGVDQRKEVRFTVNKPASAIISKLEDIAKRLRLKVKKKDAGVMKFEGSKAGRKGVLGFDAEIFEITPAFHLVEMKKSNGDTMEYQKVLKEEIRPALKDIVWTWQGEQPLPPPPPPLPHQLLLEQEESYPSQDSPLPVTSSQDYP, encoded by the coding sequence ATGGAGAACCGGGGGGGTGTTCTGATGCACCGATATGAATTGGGAAGATTACTTGGGCAAGGCACATTTGCCAAGGTTTATTATGCTAGGAATATCAGCACGGGCATGAGTGTTGCCATCAAGATGATCGACAAAGAGAAGGTTTTGAAAGTTGGAATGATTGATCAGATTAAGCGAGAGATTTCGGTCATGAGACTAATTAGGCACCCACATGTGGTGGAGCTTTACGAGGTCATGGCCACCAAGACCAAGATTTACTTTGTCATTGAATATGCTAAAGGTGGGGAGCTATTCGACAAGGTAGCCAAAGGGAAACTGAAGGAGGACGTCGCACGGAGATACTTTCAACAGCTGATTGCTGCTGTAGATTATTGTCACAGCCGAGGTGTTTGTCACCGGGACTTGAAACCGGAGAATCTGCTCTTAGATGAGAATGGGAATTTGAAGGTTTCAGACTTTGGGTTGAGCGCCCTTGCTGAATCAAAGTGTCAAGATGGGTTGCTTCACACAACTTGTGGGACCCCTGCTTATGTTGCTCCAGAGGTGATCAATCGAAGGGGTTACGATGGATCCAAAGCTGATATTTGGTCATGTGGCGTGATCTTGTTTGTTCTTTTAGCTGGTTACCTTCCCTTCCATGACTCTAATCTCATGGAGATGTATCGTAAGATTGGAAAAGGAGAATTCAAATTTCCAAACTGGTTTGCACCGGATGTGCGTCGACTCCTTTCGAAGATCTTAGATCCAAACCCAAACACGAGAATTTCAATGATGAAGATTATGGAGAGCTCTTGGTTCCGGAAAGGTCTAGACTCCAGAAGTATATGTATCGTAAGAGAAGTGAAAGAACCGCCGCCTCTTGATGCTGATGCATTATTCGGTCCTGATGGGGTTGAAAATACCATTATGGAGTCAAAGCAGGAACCGTCGCAACTTAGCAACCTGAATGCTTTTGATATCATATCATATTCTGCAGGATTTGACTTGTCTGGATTGTTCGAGGGAGTGGATCAAAGAAAGGAAGTTCGGTTCACGGTGAATAAACCAGCTTCTGCTATAATCTCAAAGCTCGAGGATATAGCCAAGCGCCTGAGgctgaaggtgaagaagaaggatgcTGGAGTGATGAAATTCGAAGGCTCCAAGGCTGGAAGAAAGGGTGTCCTTGGTTTTGATGCTGAAATCTTTGAGATTACTCCGGCTTTTCATTTGGTGGAGATGAAGAAGTCAAATGGGGACACAATGGAGTATCAGAAGGTTCTGAAGGAGGAAATAAGACCGGCTCTCAAGGACATTGTCTGGACCTGGCAAGGGGAGCAACCGCTGCCGCCCCCACCACCTCCACTGCCGCACCAGCTGCTTTTGGAACAAGAAGAATCGTATCCTTCTCAAGA